ccacatacctatttacatacgtcctattcaatttgcctggaatttcatatataaatttgcctatattagtatttacgatgcttttttccgagaagtataccagagacgaactgggactaggattaggactaggactgggactgagactcggagtgggactggggctgagactcggaatgggactggaacaaaatacataccacccgctgggactggcaataagagatgaagaagaacgagaaaaacttgagagaagagaaaagagagaaggagactgagaaagagatagaatgagacgaagatggtggtGAAGCGAAAAacgcggagggaggagtgaataaaaaggttaggaaaaagtttagaggggtaggacagagttagacggaaaaagcttattaaaatgtgtgcagataggccaaatttatggcagaacaacgtctgccgggtctgctagtatatatatatatatatattatttgggttttggggaatgatttggtcgaaaaatttaccctttcgccttttttttcgcagactcgaaaattatttttttgggtgtgcgtagtggaactttttttcctgagcccaactcctatcgaaaaatcgatggcgcgatatcggttaactttcgtccatataaatcgacccagattagtatacatacatacatatatagaatctCATGTCACAATGCAAGTGCGTAGTATTTTCCGAACTACTAAATACTTAGGTAGATATCATATAAGCTACTGGATACTATTTTTTATGAATTATTGAAAAAAGGTGGGCGGTGTTGATATAAGCTCGGGCTCATTAGGTTGCAAAAACTGAAGAAAGGGCAAATCTTTATAGAAGGCCAATATTTTGACAGCATTGAGCTTAAGTAGACGGACAGATTATAGTGAGGATATATACTGCGAACTATAGGTCTACGGTGCCCTGATTCTCTTCAAAGCATTTAGGCCAAGACGAGCTCCCTGAGGCAGTCCAAAATGGTGCTTGCCTGCTTTCTGACTTTAGTGATCCAAAGATCTTTTGCCTTCACGCAATGGCATCGCATTCGAAAATCATTCTGCAGTCTAATACTCGCTGTCACAGGATCAACAGATGCTGTTAGACTGTTTGCCTAGCTTGTGCATGTGAACTTTGAGTAAGACTCGAAGGCGGTTTAATAACGCTTTGCGTTGTATCCTGCTATCTTTGCCTTTGCCCTCCGCATTTCTGGACTTTCACTCCAGTATTGTTCTCTGAGGCATGCATCCTTCTTCATGAACCGCTCTCTCATTGAGTGAGATCCTATCGCCATGATGCGCTTTGGTTTGTATAGACTTTTCGGCCGCTACCTGTATGGTCAGCCCGTACGCTTGTTCGTTTCCGTTCGCCTATTTGTGGCGCAATACCCAAGCTAAGCACATGGTGTGATTAGCTCTTATACGATTCAAAAATGATTCTCTCATTACTGTAGCCTCGTTGGTTGTAGGTTGAACTCTGTACAATGGATTACGGCGACAACTCCGACCAGGAAGATGGTCGATTATTATTCGAGTGGTATGTATACCTTGGTTTCGGGGCCGAAAATCCCCGCGTACTATATGAAAGTGTGATCCTGATGGAGCGCTTCGAATCTGGAAGTGTTACCCGGTTCTAATTTAAATAGCTTTTAAAACTTAATGAGCTTTCTGATGTCATCTCTGGAAGTTGGGTGAGTTAAAATCGTTCCTTCAAGCTCTCTTTATTCCGGGATTGTATTCCTTTGCCTCTGCCAAAGCACTCCTGCAAAGAAATGTTCACCAGCGTGCGTGTGGCGGCGTTAGTTCGAGCAGTACCTTCATTGCAGACACATGTCAGGCGTTGGAACGTTTTGATGAAATACGGCAAGAAACCGGATATCGAAATAGAGGGGAAGGGAAGAGGAGAGGCTTAAAGCAAAATAGACGCAAAGATGACGCGAAAGAAGAAGctggataaataaaaaaaagtttgtagtaagagaggaaagaaagaaaaaaacacgAAAATGTAGAGGAAGGAAAATCGAAAATAGAACTGGCTTCATGAAAACTTACTAATTTATCAATGGACCATTTTGCTTTGCTTACCTAAGCAACATGATTAGAAACACAAAATACTCGCTCTATGCTGGTAAGTGCAGCGTCGTCTACTGCCTTTCTACTGGTGTTCGCTTTGATATTACCGCTGAGCTGGTGCCGAGCCTAGATTTCCGATTGCTATTAAGATCGTTGTTCACTCGTCGCCAGCCGTTACCGCCCGAGCACGCCATGTTGCTAACGGTATGACAATTGTCGTCGTGAAATAGAGGGGAAGGGAAGAGGAGAGGCTTAAAGCAAAATAGACGCAAAGATGACGCGAAAGAAGAAGctggataaataaaaaaaagtttgtagCAAGagaggaaagaaagaaaaaaacacgAAAATGTAGAGGAAGGAAAATCGAAAATAGAACTGGCTTCATGAAAACTTACTAATTTATCAATGGACCATTTTGCTTTGCTTACCTAAGCAACATGATTAGAAACACAAAATACTCGCTCTATGCTGGTAAGTGCAGCGTCGTCTACTGCCTTTCTACTGGTGTTCGCTTTGATATTACCGCTGAGCTGGTGCCGAGCCTAGATTTCCGATTGCTATTAAGATCGTTGTTCACTCGTCGCCAGCCGTTACCGCCCGAGCACGCCATGTTGCTAACGGTATGACAATTGTCGTCGTGACCCTTCTCAATGCTGCTTGCCACAGTCGTTGGCAGTCTCAGCTGATCGGATACTCTCGCGATCATTTGCCAAAGTGTTTCCGACCATCCACCATGGGCATCAATTGGCCCCTCTTGCCCATATTCTGCTTACGCCACTGTTTATTGATTCATCTAACATAATTTCCCGTAGTAGTAGTAAACATGCGTAGTAGTATAGCGTAGCGGAAGCATACATTTTGGCGCTTCCGCATTTATGCAGTtttgttttctttgccttttttttttttgtttcgttttgtcTTTTTTCTCTCATGTATTAATTTAGTGCATGTTGCAGCAAAAGCGTGGTGCCAAAAGCAATTCAGCGGCATCTTCATCCTCCAGCAGTGATGGCAGCAAAGATGGCCAATGGTCTGGTTGGTCGGATTGGTCGACGTGTTCACGTACTTGCGATGGTGGTATTATGCAACAAATACGCCGCTGTTATAACACAAATGGTTGCAAAGGTGAAAGCGTACGCTATCGCATCTGTAATATGCAATCATGTCCGGAGCAACAAGACTTTCGTGCGCAACAATGTGCAGCCTACAATGATGTATCGTATGATGGTACGCTTTATACGTGGATACCACACTACGACTATGTGGAGCCATGCGCTTTAACATGCAGGTGAGTAAGAAGGTATATTATCACATACATATACCAGCTACCAAATATTGCGCACATCCTTGGAAATACGAGTTCCAGCTTTCGTTTCAATTATTTTTGTTGGCAACTATccagtttttttttctgtttcgaATGCGCTGAAATCGATGTGAAATTTATGATCCATGCAATTCGTGTAAATGTGAAAACCTCAAGAGAGTTTTGTTACATGAGCCATAGCGCACATAAAAGCGGCCACTAATTTATGGCGGTAGTGCGATCTATTATCCGAATCTCTAATGTCATAGCAGGATAGCCGGGTACTTTCTGGAAGTTCTATTTAGGGTTGGGATTGTCCGAGTAGCTCTTATACAAGGACGCATAGCTGGAAACCGGTAGTCCAATCACAAACCTGAACCCTGAATTCGATACTCTCCGGAATATGTCCGACTGCTTCGGAAACAATTTCTTTGACTCCTCAAATCTTTTGCATTTGTAAACTTAATTAACTTCTTATAATAGGCCATCCCTTACCTTAAATATCTCCTTATCCCATAATTTGCTAGTGGTGTAACTGCATCTTACGGCTCCTGCTTAACTATCACAAACCACTGTTTCAGTATGACCGGCCTGGTATGTGATTGGCGGATGATCTCCAAAAGCACAATAATATACACAGCCATAATATTACCAATACTAAGGTCGACAAAACAATGTGTTGTTCGAAAAGCTTCATCAATTATCAAAATATGGATGCTGTAAATGGCATGCTACTCGCTATCATTTCCCGTATGGTCAGTTATTTAACAAAACGCCAAGCTCTCTCCGTTTTTGCACCGATCTAGAACACATAATGACGGAATACTTACATGCCCATATGAATGGTCcgtgtacatatgtatggtcTTAAAAATTTCTGATTATCTTAGACTTGGCTGCGTATTTTGATCAAAATATCAATTgtcgcaattttgcatttcagGCTCAGAGACTCTCTCACTATGCTTTTGAACACAGACACTACGTTTAGTTGTACTCCACCAACCAATCAATCGTAGAGTAAGTATCCGAATGACGGTCTACAAACTCTTTTGGCAGTAATTTCCAAGAATATCGTTGACTGAAAGTGCGCTTGGAGCGGTCGTCTTTAAAGCTTAGCAGTATTTTTTGACTTTCAAGAAATGATAAATTCAGGGATTTTCTTTCTAaagcaaaaatatacaaaaatatggTTCTTTGAGGAGCTCGCTCTACATCTACTCAATTGTATCAGTGATACATGAGATCCTGATAATAGTTTTGAGCTCTTATGACTGGTTGCCAAGTAACTAAGACTtcttcgaatgtccggaaatcACCGAAATATTTCCCGCAGGCATATGTGATAAGAGAAAAACAATAATCGGCTCAAAAACCCAAATAAGTTTGAAATCAAACTCGATTGAACCCGatctttaaatataaaaaccTTACGTGACTAgcacactatggacacattcagtcaatgtgcggtctttattgatcggccagttcaacctagcacACATCCATAGATTGTTACTCAAACCACGCGCATCAGTAACAAATTATGGTTGGCAAAAGCAGAGCAAAGAGGTTGATATACGTGAATATATCGGTTGAGCCATGATTACGAAATGACCAAACCTTTTGCTAAATATCTAAAAATTTCAAGATTTTGtgtataatacaaaaaaaaaaagcaaaaaaaatactATCTACAGTATCTGGGGGATTGCACTGGGAAACTAAAAAACAAAATATCACAATCCTTATACGAGGAGCAATCTCACCTATACTTTATTCAAAATAATATATTTCTATCACAGTAAAACTAGATTTTCAGAAGTCATGAACTCCCAAAAGGATGCAATTTTTATCTAAATACTTTCCGTGCGGTCAAAAGTAATCAGCCAACTTTGGAAGTCTAATGACCAATTAGGGGACAAAGTACAAAATCTTCcaagcaatttttaagatatttaaAGAATTCAAAATGAAGCAACTTCAAGACGCTGGGTATTTAGAAATTTCAAACCCTCGTTTAATATCCAACTTTTCACACTTCAGTAAAAACAACGAAAGCGCTTAAAGTTTACTCatacttttttttattgtaatttcaGAGGTCGCCCGGCGCATTTACATTTGGGAGACAGCTCTTCAAACGAGAATGAAGGCGTAGAAGATCCTGAGCACTATGATGATCATGTAATTGTACAGTTATCAGCGCGCGTGCAAGATGGCACACGCTGTCGTACGGGTAGCCTAGATATGTGCATACAAGGAAAATGCCAGGTGAGTAACaaaaatatattagaaaaaatCAGCGCCAAAAATTATGTCAGTTAAACGAGTacaactggcggccaccgtggtgtgatggtagcgtgctccgcctaccacaccgtatgccctgggatcacaccccgggcaaagcaacatcaaaattttagaaataaggtttttcaattagaagaaaatttttctaagcggggtcgcccctcggcagtgtttggaaagcgctccgggtgtatttctgccatgaaaagctctcagtgaaaactcatctgccttgcagatgccgttcggagtcggcataaaacatgtaggtcccgtccggccgatttgtagggaaaatcaagaggagcacgacgcaaattggaagagaagctcggccttagatctcttcggaggttatcgcgccttacatttatttttttttttttttaacgagtaCAACTTGTGGGTGTTGAGTTAATGAAgcagtgaaaaaaatttaattaaataaaagcttctgCCGTTATTTGGCAGGCACGAGAAAAAAAGGACAAATGAGCGTCTAGAGAGCTTAAGATATTTTAAGCTATGTTTAACTGTGACTACGATGACGTGATAGCATGCATTCGTAATAAATATACTAAAGTTTTTTCGCATGCATATATTTTTATTAGTTGTTAGGCTTAAAGGAATTACCCAGACAGCCAAAAATACAAATGAAATCACGTAAAATATTCTTGCATATGTTGCTGTTTAGCATAAATATACGAGTAATTACTTATGGTATTATATTCAGCTTTACA
The DNA window shown above is from Eurosta solidaginis isolate ZX-2024a chromosome 2, ASM4086904v1, whole genome shotgun sequence and carries:
- the LOC137239477 gene encoding ADAMTS-like protein 3 isoform X1, yielding MHFWVILLMTIFIENTSVAKRLNASQAFDDTWNTASDLENELECMLQQKRGAKSNSAASSSSSSDGSKDGQWSGWSDWSTCSRTCDGGIMQQIRRCYNTNGCKGESVRYRICNMQSCPEQQDFRAQQCAAYNDVSYDGTLYTWIPHYDYVEPCALTCRGRPAHLHLGDSSSNENEGVEDPEHYDDHVIVQLSARVQDGTRCRTGSLDMCIQGKCQRVGCDLKTGSTKKIDSCGVCGGDSTTCSQPLYNWDTTATTQYSVTCGVVWSTQN